The genomic segment AGAGCTTTCCGAATACCTGAAAATTTCAATCAGTACCTTATATAAGCTGGCACAGGAAGGTAAGCTGCCCGGGCAGAAAGTGGGAAGGCACTGGAGGTTTCGGAAAAAGGCAGTTGACAGGTGGCTGGAGAATAAAAGTGGACAGGATTGAGTATAAAAGCAGTATTACAACAGGTTCTCTGCTTGTCCGGGAAAGCCGGATAATTGCCCGTCTGCTGCTTGATAATGTTGATAACAGAACCTGGTATCAGGCTGTAATAATTGACAATGTATTACAAAAGCGCAGTCTTGAATCAGCAAAACGACAGGCAGGGTTTGTGAAAGAACGTTTAACTCTCATGGAACCTGAACTCTGGAGGTTAATTGACAAAGGAAGCTCTGATGTTGCTGTCCAGGCCGTTCTTGCTGCTTCTATCAAGCACAGCCATCTGCTTGGCGATTTCATGAACAAGGTTGTCAGGTTACACTGGCAGGTATTTAAGAAAAGAATATCAGCCAAAGACTGGCAGGAATATATTGAAATGTGTACTCAAGTTGATCCCAAAATCCAAAACTGGACAACGGCTACAAAGGCAAAGCTGAAGCAGATTGTTTTCAGGATACTTGCAGAGGCAGATTATATTAACAATACAAGGTCATGTGAGCTGATTCCTGTAACAATAACACCTGATGTAAAAACTTATCTGATAAATAATTCAGAGAATTACGTGTTAAAATGTATGGAGATAACGCCATAATATGATTTCTTTTAAAAACCGTTTAGATAAAATTCTTGATCGAATCACATCTGATGAGCTTCTCTTTAACAAAGGGCTTGGGAATGAAATCGGATTTTATATATTTGATTATCCGCCTGAGTATGAATTGGAAATGAGGGAACATATTCAATTTATCATCCGGCAGATTCCCAAAAAGAAATCAGATATCAGGTTCAAACATGTCAACCTTTTCGAGCTTATGATTGATTATCTGCAACAAAGAAAGCTTTTGGACAGAGCCATACAGATTCAATTTAAAAAAGGGAATCAGGAACTTTTAAACTCTGTAAAAAGTCTTTTAACAGGGGAAAAAGCTGCCAGGGCTTTTATTGCTGAGGTAAAACCGCAGAATAATGATTTGGTTCTGGTGTCGGGAATTGGTTCTGTTTATCCGCTTATAAGAAGTCATAATCTGTTAAATAATCTTCATTCTTTAATGGAAGATACGCCCCTGGTGATGTTTTATCCAGGCACTTACACAGGAAAAGGGCTTAGATTGTTCGGAAAACTGAAAGAAGTCAATTATTACCGTGCTTTTCAACTTGTGATTTAAATAAAAAAACAGGGATAAAACTTATGCAGATAAAAGATATTTTTAAAAAAAACATCGCCCGGCCCATTAACGGGGTTGTGAAAGCTGACCAGCTCAATGAATCTGTTATCTGGCAGGAACTTGAAGAGTATGTCATGACCCGTGAACTGGATCAACATTTCAGGAAGTTCCTGTCATCCTATCTGTCTGCTTTTGATAATCCAAATGACCCTGCACTGACAGATCGCATGGGTGTCTGGGTGTCTGGATTTTTCGGGAGCGGAAAATCTCATTTTATTAAAATATTATCTTATCTGCTTGCCAATAGAAAAACTATTCATCCTGACACTGGTGAAGAAAAACATGCAAAGGATTTTTTTGCAGATAAAATTAAAGATCCCATGCTTCTTGGCGATGTTAATCGTGCTGCCGGCGCTGATACTGATATTATCCTGTTTAATATTGACAGCAAAGCAGACACCAGTGACGGCAAAGCCACACTCCTTTCTGTATTCTGGAGAATTTTCAATAAAAAACAGGGTTTTTGCAGTGAGTCCCTGCCTCTTGCTGAAGTCGAGAGGTATCTTAACATAAAAGGTAAATTTGAAGAATTTAAAACAAAATTCAACGAAATTTACGGTTCTAAATGGGAAGATGAGCGGGATGCCTATATGCTGATACAGGATGAAATTGTGGATGCCCTGTCAATTGTGCTTGGCAAACGTAAACAGGCTGCAAATGAGTGGTTTGAAAAATCTGCCAAAGAATTTAACCTCAGTATTGAAAATTTTGCTAAACGGGTCAGGGAATACCTTGATTCCAAGTCTAAAAACCATCGCATTGTATTTCTTGTGGATGAGATCGGGCAGTTTATCGGAAGCAATGAGCATCTTATGCTCAATCTCCAGACCATTGTTGAGGATCTGGGCAGGATCTGCAATGGCCGGGCATGGATTATTGTTACCTCCCAGGAAGATATTGATGCTGTTATCGGTGAAATCAAAACCAGCAAAAAGAACGATTTTTCCAAGATTCAGGGCAGGTTTAATAC from the Desulfonema limicola genome contains:
- a CDS encoding helix-turn-helix domain-containing protein: MDNNDKIFTIQELSEYLKISISTLYKLAQEGKLPGQKVGRHWRFRKKAVDRWLENKSGQD
- a CDS encoding DUF1819 family protein, coding for MDRIEYKSSITTGSLLVRESRIIARLLLDNVDNRTWYQAVIIDNVLQKRSLESAKRQAGFVKERLTLMEPELWRLIDKGSSDVAVQAVLAASIKHSHLLGDFMNKVVRLHWQVFKKRISAKDWQEYIEMCTQVDPKIQNWTTATKAKLKQIVFRILAEADYINNTRSCELIPVTITPDVKTYLINNSENYVLKCMEITP
- a CDS encoding DUF1788 domain-containing protein, whose translation is MISFKNRLDKILDRITSDELLFNKGLGNEIGFYIFDYPPEYELEMREHIQFIIRQIPKKKSDIRFKHVNLFELMIDYLQQRKLLDRAIQIQFKKGNQELLNSVKSLLTGEKAARAFIAEVKPQNNDLVLVSGIGSVYPLIRSHNLLNNLHSLMEDTPLVMFYPGTYTGKGLRLFGKLKEVNYYRAFQLVI